The Cohaesibacter intestini genome includes a window with the following:
- a CDS encoding TrmH family RNA methyltransferase, translated as MTKNRSQKQKKARQAAQANAASRQKRRPQDDQARIFGIHAVASAIANEERELIRLHATTNAQARLVDEIRKIGGNPARLDGLVETANPKDIDLLARDAVHQGAVLIAHPLPPLDISDIFNHQLVVVLDQITDPHNVGAIIRSCVALGAEAIVMTGRHSPEESGVLAKTASGGLDMISMVTVPNLARALDDLADNGFDVIGFDSEESQPFETIISEQDDKRPMALIFGSEGKGLRRLSREKCTALARLDMPGPIKSLNVSNAVAMTLYAVMLKRQGLFTR; from the coding sequence ATGACAAAAAATCGCTCCCAAAAACAGAAAAAGGCTCGGCAGGCAGCGCAAGCCAATGCCGCAAGCCGCCAAAAGCGCCGGCCGCAGGACGATCAGGCGCGCATTTTCGGCATTCATGCGGTTGCCAGCGCAATCGCCAATGAAGAGCGCGAATTGATCCGCCTGCATGCAACCACAAATGCGCAGGCCCGTCTGGTTGACGAGATTCGCAAGATCGGCGGCAACCCGGCCCGTCTCGATGGTCTGGTGGAAACCGCCAATCCCAAGGATATCGACCTTCTGGCTCGCGACGCCGTGCATCAGGGCGCCGTCCTGATCGCCCATCCCCTGCCCCCACTCGACATTTCCGATATTTTCAATCACCAGTTGGTTGTGGTGCTCGATCAGATCACCGATCCGCACAATGTCGGCGCGATTATCCGCTCCTGCGTGGCACTGGGCGCCGAAGCCATCGTCATGACCGGTCGCCACAGCCCTGAAGAATCGGGTGTGCTGGCCAAGACAGCTTCAGGTGGTCTCGACATGATCTCCATGGTCACTGTGCCCAACCTGGCACGAGCCCTCGATGATCTGGCTGATAACGGCTTTGATGTGATTGGTTTTGATTCCGAGGAAAGCCAGCCGTTCGAGACCATCATCAGCGAACAGGATGACAAGCGTCCAATGGCTTTGATCTTTGGCTCGGAAGGCAAGGGCCTCAGACGCCTCAGCCGCGAGAAATGCACCGCCCTCGCCCGCCTCGACATGCCCGGCCCGATCAAGAGCCTCAATGTCTCCAACGCCGTGGCCATGACCCTCTATGCGGTCATGCTGAAACGTCAGGGACTGTTCACGCGTTGA
- a CDS encoding D-lyxose/D-mannose family sugar isomerase gives MKRSYINEILKEGDAFIRSFGYVMPPFAYLSPEEMKAADHSIYVERGMGWDITDYGLEKFDELGLFLFTVRNGIADDLNKGTGMLYAEKIMISRKDQLSPMHRHYIKAEDIINRGGGKLVLELFAPNEDGTINREKDVTVPVDGRLVTLPAGGLLKLDPGESVTLMPGVWHAFWGEGGDVLIGEVSTVNDDRTDNWFEMKIGRFSNVEEDVAPTHLLVSDYDKFL, from the coding sequence ATGAAACGTTCCTATATCAACGAGATCCTGAAGGAAGGCGACGCCTTCATTCGCTCTTTCGGATATGTGATGCCACCTTTTGCCTATCTCTCGCCCGAAGAGATGAAGGCGGCCGACCATTCCATCTATGTGGAGCGCGGCATGGGCTGGGATATCACTGATTATGGATTGGAAAAGTTTGACGAACTGGGTCTTTTTCTGTTCACCGTACGCAACGGCATTGCCGATGACCTGAATAAAGGCACCGGCATGCTCTATGCCGAAAAGATCATGATCAGCCGCAAGGACCAGCTTTCCCCCATGCATCGCCACTATATCAAGGCGGAAGACATCATCAACCGTGGTGGTGGCAAGCTGGTACTGGAGCTGTTCGCCCCCAATGAGGACGGCACGATCAACCGCGAAAAAGATGTCACCGTGCCGGTCGATGGTCGTCTGGTCACCTTGCCAGCGGGCGGTCTGCTGAAACTCGATCCGGGCGAGAGCGTCACCCTGATGCCGGGTGTCTGGCATGCCTTTTGGGGTGAAGGCGGCGATGTGCTGATTGGTGAAGTTTCCACCGTCAATGACGACCGCACCGACAACTGGTTCGAAATGAAGATTGGACGCTTCTCCAACGTCGAAGAAGATGTCGCCCCGACCCATCTGCTGGTCTCAGACTATGACAAGTTCCTCTAA
- a CDS encoding TerB family tellurite resistance protein — translation MGLFSALDRSNISIDFRDDMHAKATLITAMSALDGEISKDEIDIAPIVKALCVGLDNTDQAKDHFKSLRETYSTPEIIAAAFSYIEPEAHRTVFFAACMVTMADGFVDFDEQEALFDMATLSPALSDDIASQIVGVAGMLIKEKKHQQQKQA, via the coding sequence TTGGGACTTTTCAGCGCGCTTGATCGCAGCAACATCAGCATTGACTTCCGCGACGACATGCATGCCAAGGCGACATTGATCACCGCCATGTCGGCCCTGGACGGCGAAATCTCGAAAGACGAAATCGACATTGCGCCGATCGTCAAGGCCCTCTGTGTCGGGCTCGACAACACAGATCAGGCCAAGGATCATTTCAAAAGCCTCAGAGAAACCTACTCCACCCCGGAAATCATAGCAGCAGCCTTTAGCTATATCGAACCCGAAGCCCACCGCACGGTCTTCTTTGCTGCCTGCATGGTCACCATGGCCGATGGCTTTGTCGATTTTGACGAGCAGGAAGCCTTGTTTGACATGGCCACACTATCACCAGCTTTGTCAGACGACATTGCCAGCCAGATCGTTGGCGTTGCAGGCATGTTGATCAAGGAAAAGAAGCACCAGCAGCAAAAGCAGGCCTAG
- a CDS encoding M10 family metallopeptidase C-terminal domain-containing protein, with translation MSDPGEVWKGVLHDTKWAVSSLQFSFPTSASFYASTYGSEQPDLGFEALNSVQKDAVRSLYNEIESFTDLTFTEVTESSTTHAELRFAMTLNNTPTAAGYFPYGSDEAGDSWYRNDGNYDDPRLGSYAYNEGFMHEIGHTLGLTHGHDSGNPFGALPSNVDSNEFSVMTYRDHVGDSFTDPSENEIGGNAQSYMMYDIAALQYMYGADYSASGNVWSGDTVYTFDPSSGQMSINGAGQGTPVENRIFRTIWDGNGVDTYDLSNYTTDLSINLNPGEWSIFSQAQLADLNGGSRSDYLARGNVANALLFEGDLRSLIENANGGRGNDTIIGNQGSNELRGNGGNDNLQGGDGRDKAIYSGAYSEYSITENIDGSFTIAHTGGDRSDGTDTVRDIEYAVFSDREVALAPLTGPLDVVFLQDLTASFIDDLPSMRAAVDDIAAVIQNAYANSRFAVTSFRDTGDSYVYRVEADFTQSTSSLVSTYNSMNATGGGDTPEAQLTALLQASTDSSLSYQSGSTRIFILATDAGYHNYESTASIAALMASNDIIPIFAVASGEVSTYQNLANELGTGVVVTIESDSADFADSIRYALASIDAEVTEAGTSSSDTLAGGDTADGIYGLGGDDTISGNGGDDLLDGGSGNDSLLGGDDNDQLLGGSGNDNLLGGEGNDRLVGGDGDDVLLGDGDSSSSLFPSSQSLNSLFTLGFDEDIQNSTTQTHATVQGTGSGTVNYYSFTVAAAGLSVVLDIDYADQNIGASDFDSWIVLYDSSGNQLSYSDDDYGGDPGSVDSHDSYLSNTLGSAGTYYVAVGSYSGLSPIPVGGTYELHVSVNGAIGEPPTVGAGNDVLNGGEGADSMAGGAGNDVYYVDNVGDTIEENADNGNDLVFSYISLALRDHSQNLEHLSLLGPGNINGTGNGLGNTITGNSGNNVLNGAYGNDVLRGGAGNDIFKDDVGADRMIGGSGNDVYYVDNVGDRVEESAGSGTDQVFSYISFALRDHSQYLEHLSLLGSGNTNGTGNAQHNTITGNSGNNILNGAGGNDILRGGAGNDIFKDNIGADRMIGGTGNDVYYVDNGGDRVEESAGSGTDQVFSYISFALRDHSQYLEHLSLLGSGDINGTGNGLGNTITGNAGNNVLNGAYGNDLLRGGAGNDIFKDDNGADRMIGGTGNDVYYVDNVGDRVEESAGSGTDQVFSYVSFTLRNHSQYLEHLSLLGSGNINGTGNGLNNIITGNSGNNVLNGAYGQDILRGGAGNDIFFDDSGNDIFTGGTGADTFIFQRSGEFDIITDFEDGIDTIRIATGSNTFSQVKISDDGADTIVQFDGSTVVLNNFNHALLGADDFSFV, from the coding sequence GTGAGTGATCCTGGCGAAGTCTGGAAAGGCGTTCTTCATGATACGAAATGGGCCGTAAGCAGCCTACAATTCAGTTTCCCAACAAGCGCCTCATTTTATGCATCCACTTATGGCAGCGAACAGCCTGACCTCGGCTTCGAAGCCCTCAACAGCGTTCAAAAGGACGCCGTAAGAAGTCTCTACAACGAGATTGAATCCTTTACGGATTTGACTTTCACGGAAGTGACAGAATCGAGCACCACCCATGCGGAGCTCAGGTTCGCCATGACCTTGAATAATACCCCAACAGCTGCTGGTTACTTTCCTTACGGGTCGGATGAAGCCGGAGATTCATGGTACCGAAATGACGGGAACTACGACGATCCGCGTCTGGGATCGTATGCGTATAATGAAGGGTTCATGCATGAAATCGGGCATACCCTTGGCCTGACGCATGGCCACGATTCCGGCAATCCTTTTGGGGCGCTTCCCTCAAATGTCGATTCAAACGAATTTTCAGTGATGACCTATCGCGATCATGTCGGCGATAGCTTTACAGACCCCAGCGAGAATGAGATTGGCGGCAACGCTCAATCCTACATGATGTATGACATCGCTGCTCTTCAATATATGTATGGCGCTGATTATTCTGCCTCAGGCAATGTTTGGAGTGGAGACACGGTTTACACCTTTGACCCAAGCTCAGGACAAATGTCGATCAATGGTGCCGGACAGGGGACGCCGGTCGAAAATCGGATATTTAGAACCATCTGGGATGGAAACGGTGTCGATACCTACGATTTGAGCAACTACACGACGGACCTCAGTATCAATCTGAATCCCGGTGAATGGTCTATATTCTCACAGGCGCAATTGGCAGATTTGAACGGAGGGAGCCGATCCGATTATCTGGCAAGAGGCAATGTTGCCAATGCGCTTCTCTTTGAAGGAGATTTGCGTTCACTGATTGAAAACGCCAATGGTGGTCGTGGCAACGACACAATCATCGGCAATCAGGGCAGCAATGAGCTGCGTGGTAACGGCGGCAATGACAATTTGCAGGGTGGAGACGGAAGAGACAAGGCCATTTATTCCGGCGCCTACTCCGAATATTCCATTACCGAGAATATAGATGGCAGTTTCACCATCGCTCATACTGGTGGTGATCGCAGCGATGGCACAGATACCGTCCGCGATATTGAATATGCGGTGTTCAGTGATCGCGAAGTCGCGTTGGCGCCTCTGACAGGTCCTCTGGATGTTGTCTTCCTGCAGGATCTTACTGCTTCGTTCATTGATGATCTTCCCTCTATGAGGGCGGCGGTGGACGATATCGCTGCGGTAATTCAAAATGCCTATGCAAATTCACGTTTCGCAGTCACCTCATTCAGAGATACTGGTGATAGCTATGTTTATCGTGTGGAGGCGGATTTCACACAATCGACTTCAAGTCTTGTCTCAACTTATAATTCAATGAATGCAACAGGCGGTGGAGACACACCTGAAGCGCAGCTTACAGCGCTTCTTCAGGCCTCCACGGATTCAAGCCTGTCCTATCAATCCGGCTCAACTCGGATTTTCATATTGGCAACCGATGCTGGCTATCACAATTACGAAAGCACTGCATCCATCGCGGCACTTATGGCCTCCAATGACATCATTCCCATTTTTGCTGTGGCCTCAGGTGAGGTTTCCACATATCAAAATCTGGCCAACGAGCTGGGCACTGGTGTTGTGGTCACAATTGAGAGTGATAGCGCTGATTTTGCCGATTCCATTCGTTACGCATTGGCTTCCATCGACGCTGAGGTGACGGAAGCTGGCACCTCTTCTAGTGACACCCTTGCTGGCGGTGATACTGCCGATGGCATCTATGGCTTGGGTGGTGACGATACAATTTCCGGAAATGGGGGAGACGATCTTCTGGATGGTGGCAGCGGCAATGATAGCCTGCTCGGTGGGGATGACAATGACCAACTGTTGGGCGGATCAGGCAATGACAACCTGTTGGGGGGAGAAGGCAACGACCGGCTAGTGGGTGGTGATGGCGACGATGTGCTTCTCGGTGATGGTGACAGTTCGTCTTCATTATTTCCCTCATCTCAGTCCCTTAACAGCTTGTTCACTTTGGGCTTTGATGAAGATATTCAGAATTCAACAACCCAGACACATGCAACGGTACAGGGGACCGGAAGTGGCACTGTAAACTATTACAGTTTCACAGTGGCAGCTGCCGGGTTGTCGGTTGTTTTGGACATTGATTATGCCGACCAAAATATTGGCGCTTCGGATTTTGATAGCTGGATCGTTCTGTATGATAGTTCCGGTAACCAGCTAAGCTATAGTGACGACGACTATGGCGGCGATCCGGGAAGTGTTGACTCACATGATTCATACCTGTCCAATACGCTTGGAAGCGCGGGCACCTATTATGTGGCTGTTGGATCTTATTCGGGCCTTTCGCCCATTCCGGTGGGCGGAACATATGAGCTTCATGTGTCTGTGAATGGTGCGATTGGGGAACCACCTACTGTTGGGGCCGGAAATGATGTGCTCAATGGCGGGGAAGGGGCGGACAGCATGGCAGGCGGCGCTGGCAATGATGTCTATTATGTCGACAATGTCGGAGACACTATTGAAGAAAATGCGGACAATGGAAACGATCTGGTGTTCAGCTACATCTCGTTGGCGCTGCGCGATCACTCCCAAAATTTGGAGCATCTGAGCCTGCTTGGGCCCGGTAACATCAATGGAACAGGCAATGGTCTGGGCAACACGATTACGGGCAACTCGGGCAACAATGTCTTGAATGGAGCCTATGGCAACGACGTTCTGCGCGGAGGTGCTGGCAACGACATCTTCAAGGACGATGTTGGCGCAGACCGCATGATCGGTGGGTCCGGGAATGATGTCTATTATGTCGACAATGTTGGTGACAGAGTTGAGGAGAGTGCTGGAAGCGGAACCGATCAGGTTTTCAGCTACATCTCCTTCGCGTTGCGCGATCACTCCCAATATTTGGAGCATCTGAGCCTTCTGGGGTCTGGCAACACCAATGGGACGGGTAACGCGCAGCACAACACGATCACAGGCAATTCGGGCAACAATATTTTGAATGGGGCCGGTGGAAACGACATTCTGCGCGGTGGTGCGGGCAACGACATCTTCAAAGACAATATTGGTGCCGACCGTATGATTGGTGGGACCGGTAATGATGTCTATTATGTTGACAATGGCGGTGACAGGGTCGAGGAGAGTGCGGGCAGCGGAACGGATCAGGTCTTTAGCTATATTTCCTTCGCGCTACGCGATCATTCCCAATATCTGGAGCATTTGAGCCTTCTGGGATCCGGCGATATCAATGGCACAGGCAATGGTCTGGGCAACACCATCACTGGCAATGCTGGCAACAATGTTTTGAACGGAGCCTATGGAAACGACCTTTTGCGCGGGGGGGCTGGCAACGACATCTTCAAGGATGACAATGGTGCGGACCGCATGATTGGCGGGACCGGCAATGATGTCTATTATGTCGACAATGTCGGTGACAGAGTTGAGGAAAGTGCGGGCAGCGGAACCGATCAGGTGTTCAGCTACGTCTCCTTTACGTTGCGCAATCACTCCCAATATCTGGAGCATCTGAGCCTTCTGGGGTCTGGCAACATCAATGGCACGGGCAACGGGCTGAACAATATCATCACAGGCAATTCGGGCAACAATGTCCTGAATGGAGCCTATGGACAAGATATTCTACGCGGTGGTGCTGGCAACGACATCTTCTTCGACGACAGTGGCAATGATATTTTCACTGGTGGAACTGGAGCAGATACGTTTATCTTCCAAAGATCCGGCGAATTTGACATCATTACCGATTTTGAAGATGGCATCGACACGATCAGAATCGCAACGGGCAGCAACACTTTCAGCCAAGTAAAAATTTCGGATGATGGTGCTGACACAATCGTGCAGTTTGATGGTTCAACGGTCGTGCTCAATAATTTCAATCACGCCCTACTGGGAGCAGATGACTTCAGTTTCGTTTGA
- a CDS encoding carbohydrate kinase family protein, with the protein MSDQARILCCGEALIDMIPAEIEPGVHAFQPCSGGAVFNTAVALGRLGVGTEFLTGLSSDMFGQQLQDFLAESGVTTSLCKRSDRPTTLAFVKLENGHASYFFYDENSAGRMIALEDVGEVPDTIEAVFFGGISLAVEPCARTYEALCAREAAGHLVMIDPNVRPGFIADAVVYRTRINSMFAHADIVKLSDEDLNWMMPDAASLDEQVKAVLATGPAILLVTKGAEGATAYLADGREVSVASERVEVVDTVGAGDTFNAGILAKLAELNLLSKDAVRTISDDQMREALGFASKVAAINVSRKGANPPWRKEL; encoded by the coding sequence GTGAGCGATCAAGCCAGAATTCTGTGTTGCGGGGAAGCGTTGATTGACATGATCCCGGCTGAAATCGAGCCCGGTGTGCATGCTTTTCAACCTTGCTCTGGTGGCGCTGTCTTTAACACAGCCGTTGCCTTGGGGCGCCTTGGGGTTGGTACGGAATTTCTGACTGGCCTATCATCGGACATGTTCGGCCAGCAATTGCAGGATTTTCTCGCCGAAAGCGGGGTCACCACAAGTCTGTGCAAACGATCCGATCGCCCCACGACGCTGGCCTTTGTGAAGTTGGAAAATGGCCATGCCAGTTACTTTTTCTATGACGAGAATTCCGCGGGTCGGATGATTGCACTTGAAGATGTCGGAGAGGTTCCAGACACGATCGAGGCTGTTTTCTTTGGAGGTATCAGCCTCGCGGTCGAGCCTTGCGCTCGCACCTATGAGGCCTTGTGTGCCCGTGAAGCTGCTGGCCATCTGGTGATGATCGACCCCAATGTACGCCCCGGCTTCATTGCGGATGCGGTTGTTTACCGGACCCGGATCAATAGCATGTTTGCCCATGCGGATATCGTCAAGCTGTCGGACGAGGACCTCAACTGGATGATGCCGGATGCGGCAAGCCTTGATGAACAGGTCAAGGCGGTGCTGGCGACCGGTCCTGCGATCCTGCTGGTGACCAAGGGGGCCGAAGGGGCGACCGCTTATCTGGCTGATGGTCGGGAAGTCTCGGTTGCTTCCGAGCGCGTCGAGGTGGTCGATACGGTCGGGGCTGGCGATACGTTCAATGCAGGCATCCTTGCCAAACTGGCTGAGCTGAATCTTTTGTCAAAAGATGCGGTTCGGACGATCTCCGACGATCAGATGCGCGAAGCGCTCGGTTTTGCCTCGAAAGTGGCAGCGATCAATGTGTCGCGCAAAGGGGCAAATCCGCCTTGGCGCAAGGAGCTCTGA
- a CDS encoding LacI family DNA-binding transcriptional regulator translates to MTKGNIRPTQKTIAEMTGLAVTTVSRALQGDPKIAEATRREVARVASEIGYVPDRAAQRLRTGKTRVITLVLNPWDEMLDFGSSMITGLSQSLRGTDYHLTITPTFTEDDDMEPIRRLVQNNLADAIVLTRTRNFDERIRYLLEKDFPFISHGRTDFSQAHNFVDFDNEAFAYRAATRLANKGCKKIAIILPRDQFTLHQHLRYGFMKAVSERGMDYVIPENLSLESSVTDMRGWVDSYFGPNGPNDIDGFVCLGEGSYLAVHSGLRELGRQRGVDYHAVVKTNSVILEQIHPGLERFSEDIREAGELMGRAMLAQLRGETSGVQQIIQTPQAVFTETDGS, encoded by the coding sequence ATGACAAAAGGGAATATCAGGCCAACACAGAAAACGATTGCAGAAATGACGGGGTTGGCCGTCACGACAGTTTCACGGGCTTTGCAGGGCGATCCGAAAATCGCCGAGGCAACCCGCAGGGAAGTGGCGCGTGTTGCTTCCGAGATCGGTTATGTTCCCGACAGGGCGGCGCAGCGTTTGCGGACTGGCAAAACGCGGGTCATCACCTTGGTGCTCAATCCGTGGGATGAAATGCTCGATTTCGGCAGTTCGATGATCACCGGTCTGTCGCAGTCGCTGCGCGGCACGGATTATCACCTGACGATCACGCCCACCTTCACCGAAGATGACGATATGGAACCGATACGGCGGCTGGTGCAGAACAATCTGGCCGATGCCATCGTACTAACCCGAACACGCAATTTCGATGAACGGATCCGATATTTGCTGGAGAAGGATTTTCCCTTTATCAGCCACGGGCGGACCGATTTTTCGCAGGCTCATAATTTTGTTGATTTCGACAATGAGGCCTTTGCTTATCGGGCGGCGACCCGATTGGCCAACAAGGGCTGCAAGAAGATCGCAATCATTCTGCCACGCGATCAATTTACCCTGCATCAGCATCTGCGTTATGGCTTCATGAAGGCGGTCAGCGAGCGCGGGATGGATTATGTCATCCCTGAAAATCTGTCGCTGGAATCCTCCGTGACTGATATGCGTGGCTGGGTCGATAGCTATTTCGGCCCCAATGGCCCCAATGACATCGACGGGTTCGTCTGCTTGGGGGAAGGCTCCTATCTGGCGGTTCATTCTGGCTTGCGTGAGCTTGGGCGGCAGCGTGGGGTCGACTATCACGCCGTGGTCAAGACCAACTCGGTTATCCTTGAACAGATCCATCCGGGTCTTGAGCGGTTCTCCGAAGATATTCGTGAAGCGGGCGAGCTGATGGGACGGGCGATGCTGGCACAGTTGCGTGGCGAGACGTCAGGTGTTCAGCAGATCATCCAGACACCGCAAGCGGTTTTCACTGAAACGGACGGCAGCTGA
- a CDS encoding helix-turn-helix transcriptional regulator, producing the protein MDVKPVLDAVASCYEAVIDESLWPEAVDRIRDACFAHTAVINYFNHETGVHHDPYDLPDLAFTVFSSNLQKEVVADYAVNTAQSEGALYSEIQTLMRNAENGDLFLDTDLLPMGLRQVAPDDMRQLEPFATSIQSIDIFRRIGVVLNRGEPWRDILTVQFSKEHDEIPDGAGQQLAMMAPYIARALNSGRMLTALRRRYAMVLEVLDRLAIGTAIVTDAREIVLKNTAFDRLLSEGDALRAGGDGRLRAVDPDAEGAFAHQILRAADCSLKKSLHSGVTTSLSRGLEKDPLSLDISPVRFSAFDGPVSRGYAIIFAIAPEWQLATNGLSLAGSFGLSKAEAESLTHYLKGYTYDHIADMRGVSRETVKSQIRSVLSKTNARNRTELARLVVAAHVPLLDT; encoded by the coding sequence ATGGATGTGAAGCCGGTGTTGGATGCGGTGGCCAGCTGCTATGAAGCGGTCATCGACGAGAGCTTGTGGCCAGAAGCCGTTGACCGGATTCGTGATGCCTGTTTTGCCCACACCGCTGTCATCAACTATTTCAATCATGAAACCGGCGTCCATCACGATCCCTACGACTTGCCCGATCTGGCCTTTACGGTTTTCAGCAGCAATCTGCAAAAGGAGGTCGTCGCGGACTATGCCGTCAATACGGCCCAGTCTGAAGGCGCATTATACTCCGAAATTCAGACCCTGATGCGCAATGCGGAAAATGGGGATCTGTTTCTCGATACGGATTTGCTGCCAATGGGGCTGCGGCAGGTGGCTCCTGATGATATGCGACAACTTGAGCCTTTTGCCACCTCGATCCAATCCATCGATATTTTTCGCCGGATCGGCGTGGTCCTCAATCGGGGCGAGCCTTGGCGGGACATTCTGACCGTCCAGTTTTCCAAGGAGCATGACGAGATTCCGGATGGGGCTGGGCAGCAACTTGCAATGATGGCACCCTATATTGCGCGGGCGCTCAATTCTGGTCGGATGCTGACGGCATTGCGGCGGCGCTATGCCATGGTGCTTGAAGTGTTGGACCGTTTGGCGATCGGCACGGCAATTGTGACTGACGCGCGCGAGATCGTGCTGAAAAACACCGCCTTTGATCGACTGCTTTCGGAAGGAGATGCCTTGCGGGCAGGGGGAGACGGCAGGTTGCGGGCTGTGGATCCGGATGCAGAAGGAGCCTTCGCCCATCAGATATTGCGGGCGGCCGATTGCAGCCTGAAAAAGAGCCTGCATAGCGGTGTGACCACCTCTTTGTCGCGCGGACTGGAAAAAGACCCGCTCAGCCTTGATATCTCGCCTGTGCGTTTCAGCGCCTTTGATGGTCCTGTCAGTCGCGGATATGCGATCATTTTCGCCATCGCACCGGAATGGCAACTGGCGACCAATGGCTTGTCGCTGGCAGGCAGTTTCGGGCTGTCTAAAGCCGAGGCCGAGAGCCTTACCCATTATCTCAAGGGATATACATATGACCATATCGCCGATATGCGCGGGGTGTCGCGCGAGACGGTGAAAAGTCAGATCAGATCGGTGCTGAGCAAGACCAATGCCCGCAATCGCACCGAACTGGCGCGGCTGGTGGTCGCCGCTCATGTGCCATTGCTTGATACCTGA
- a CDS encoding DUF2147 domain-containing protein — protein sequence MKKTLAAIAAVGLLMASPALADPVHGTWKSAPGDDGAYIHVKINDCGSKICGTIVKVIGKKNPTSLGKSIIKNMASDGGGKYSGGTIWAPDKDKTYKSKMSLNGNALKVSGCVAGGLFCRSQTWTRL from the coding sequence ATGAAGAAGACCCTAGCAGCGATCGCAGCCGTTGGTTTGTTGATGGCCAGCCCTGCCTTGGCTGATCCGGTTCATGGCACATGGAAAAGCGCCCCGGGCGATGACGGTGCCTATATCCACGTAAAGATCAATGATTGCGGCAGCAAGATCTGTGGCACGATCGTCAAGGTGATTGGCAAGAAGAATCCGACGTCTTTGGGCAAGAGCATCATCAAGAATATGGCGTCTGATGGCGGTGGAAAATATTCCGGCGGCACCATCTGGGCACCGGACAAGGACAAAACCTACAAAAGCAAAATGTCGCTGAACGGCAACGCACTGAAAGTCTCGGGTTGCGTTGCGGGCGGCCTGTTCTGCCGCAGTCAGACCTGGACCCGCCTTTAA
- the tuf gene encoding elongation factor Tu: MAKEKFERNKPHVNIGTIGHVDHGKTTLTAAITMTLAEVGGATAKAYDEIDGAPEERARGITISTAHVEYETENRHYAHVDCPGHADYVKNMITGAAQMDGAILVCSAADGPMPQTREHILLARQVGVPALVVYLNKVDQVDDEELLELVEMEVRELLDSYEFPGDDIPIVKGSALAAVENRDAAIGRDSIKELMAAVDDYIPTPDRPVDLPFLLPIEDVFSISGRGTVVTGRVERGKVHVGDEIEIVGIKDTQKTTCTGVEMFRKLLDSGEAGDNVGVLLRGTKREEVERGQVLCKPGSVNPHTKFKAEAYILTKEEGGRHTPFFTNYRPQFYFRTTDVTGVVTLNEGTEMVMPGDNVEMNVELIVPIAMEEKLRFAIREGGRTVGAGIVGSIVE; this comes from the coding sequence ATGGCTAAGGAAAAGTTTGAACGTAATAAGCCGCATGTAAACATCGGCACGATTGGTCACGTTGACCATGGTAAAACCACCCTGACTGCAGCAATCACCATGACCCTTGCGGAAGTTGGTGGTGCAACTGCCAAGGCTTATGACGAGATTGACGGTGCGCCAGAAGAGCGTGCACGTGGTATCACGATCTCGACTGCTCACGTTGAGTATGAGACCGAGAACCGTCACTATGCCCACGTTGACTGCCCAGGCCACGCTGACTATGTGAAAAACATGATCACCGGTGCGGCTCAGATGGACGGCGCTATTCTGGTTTGCTCCGCAGCCGATGGCCCGATGCCACAGACCCGTGAGCACATCCTGCTTGCCCGTCAGGTTGGCGTGCCTGCTCTGGTTGTTTACCTGAACAAAGTTGACCAGGTTGACGACGAAGAGCTGCTTGAGTTGGTTGAAATGGAAGTGCGCGAGCTGCTGGACTCCTACGAGTTCCCAGGCGACGATATTCCTATCGTTAAAGGCTCTGCTCTTGCAGCGGTTGAAAACCGTGATGCAGCGATTGGCCGTGATTCCATCAAGGAACTGATGGCTGCGGTTGATGACTATATTCCAACGCCGGATCGTCCAGTTGACCTTCCGTTCCTGCTGCCAATCGAGGACGTGTTCTCGATCTCTGGCCGTGGTACGGTTGTGACCGGTCGTGTTGAGCGTGGTAAAGTTCATGTTGGTGACGAGATTGAAATCGTCGGCATCAAGGACACCCAGAAAACCACCTGTACCGGTGTTGAAATGTTCCGCAAGCTGCTTGATAGCGGTGAAGCAGGCGACAACGTTGGTGTTCTTCTGCGCGGTACCAAGCGTGAAGAAGTTGAGCGTGGTCAGGTTCTCTGCAAGCCGGGTTCTGTGAACCCGCATACCAAGTTCAAGGCAGAAGCCTACATCCTGACGAAAGAAGAAGGCGGTCGTCATACCCCATTCTTCACCAACTATCGTCCTCAGTTCTATTTCCGTACCACTGACGTGACGGGTGTTGTTACCCTGAACGAAGGTACCGAGATGGTTATGCCTGGCGATAACGTCGAGATGAATGTCGAGCTGATCGTGCCAATCGCCATGGAAGAAAAACTGCGCTTCGCTATCCGCGAAGGTGGTCGTACCGTAGGCGCCGGCATCGTCGGCTCTATCGTCGAGTAA